A genome region from Sporomusaceae bacterium includes the following:
- a CDS encoding aspartate aminotransferase family protein translates to MKKPAGPEEILRKKHQYLIPCVYHFYAEPMQIVRGEMQYLFDHTGRRYLDCFAGVSVVNCGHCHPDIVKAVCEQAATLQHTTTIYLTQPIVDLAERLAAIAPGRLGKSFFCASGSEANEGAALLASLATGRNEFISLRQGLHGRTKLAMSLTGLQMWRADTSPVGGVSFAPNPYCFRCPLGSRRDGCDLACADAVETLIKTTTSGQVAAMFVEPIQGNGGVITPPPGYFQRLREILDRYGVLLVVDEVQTGFGRTGRMFGIEHFGVEPDIMTMAKALANGTPVGAFITNDELAAKFTRPSASTLGGNPVTASAALATLDVIAKHGLADRAAILGDRLKAGLTALMERHPVIGDVRGLGLMLGAELVRPDNAPAAAETDLVLEMMKDRGFLVGKNGLYRNVLAFQPPLVVSAADIDDLLTALDDVLGRL, encoded by the coding sequence ATGAAAAAACCGGCCGGTCCGGAGGAGATTTTGCGCAAGAAGCACCAGTACCTAATTCCGTGCGTTTATCATTTTTACGCCGAGCCGATGCAGATCGTCCGCGGCGAGATGCAGTACCTGTTCGATCATACCGGCAGACGTTATCTGGATTGTTTCGCCGGCGTGTCGGTGGTGAACTGCGGCCACTGCCACCCGGATATCGTGAAGGCGGTGTGCGAGCAGGCGGCGACCCTGCAGCACACGACGACGATTTATTTGACCCAGCCGATCGTCGATCTGGCCGAGCGCCTGGCGGCAATCGCCCCCGGCAGGCTGGGCAAGTCGTTTTTCTGCGCGAGCGGCAGCGAGGCCAACGAGGGAGCGGCGCTGCTGGCGTCGCTGGCGACCGGCCGCAACGAGTTCATTAGCCTGCGCCAGGGGCTGCACGGTCGCACCAAGCTGGCGATGAGCCTGACGGGGCTGCAGATGTGGCGGGCTGATACAAGCCCGGTCGGCGGCGTGAGCTTTGCGCCCAACCCGTACTGCTTCCGCTGCCCCCTGGGCAGCCGACGCGATGGCTGCGACCTGGCCTGCGCCGATGCGGTGGAAACGCTGATAAAGACGACCACCTCCGGCCAGGTGGCGGCGATGTTTGTGGAGCCCATCCAGGGCAACGGCGGCGTCATCACCCCGCCCCCCGGCTATTTCCAGCGCCTGCGGGAGATCCTCGACCGGTACGGCGTGCTGTTGGTGGTCGACGAGGTGCAGACCGGCTTTGGCCGCACCGGCAGGATGTTCGGCATCGAGCATTTCGGGGTGGAGCCGGATATTATGACGATGGCCAAGGCTTTGGCCAACGGCACGCCGGTGGGGGCCTTTATCACCAACGATGAGCTGGCCGCCAAATTCACCCGCCCCAGTGCGTCCACTCTGGGCGGCAATCCGGTGACAGCCTCGGCCGCTCTCGCGACGCTCGATGTTATCGCCAAGCACGGCCTGGCAGACCGGGCCGCCATTCTCGGCGACCGCCTCAAGGCCGGCCTGACGGCGCTGATGGAACGCCACCCGGTGATCGGCGACGTCCGCGGCCTCGGCCTGATGCTGGGGGCGGAGCTCGTCCGCCCGGACAACGCGCCGGCCGCGGCCGAGACCGACCTTGTGCTGGAGATGATGAAGGACAGGGGCTTCCTGGTGGGCAAGAACGGGCTTTACCGCAATGTCCTCGCCTTTCAGCCGCCGCTGGTCGTCAGCGCCGCGGATATCGACGATTTGCTCACGGCGCTGGACGACGTGCTCGGCCGGCTCTGA
- a CDS encoding acyl-CoA dehydratase activase-related protein: protein MTISVGIPRALLFHEFGELWQGFFTNLGIPVSVSAATTKTVLDRGASLAVDESCLPLKLYLGHAESLLGCSSHLFVPRIACYHRDYYLCAKFAGLPDIVRNTFGLSADRLIVPDVDGRRPLCGINAVRTAAGAVGRSTFAGLASLRRALAAWRAQSRADGTAGAKVAVIGHSYILHDPLLGGEILALLAGRNVATATPDDIPAGELYAEAKKFAPAVHWQLSAKLAGATRHFALRPDIAGLVLVSCFGCGPDSLVNEYLEQRVLKACGKPYVIISLDEHTGRAGVATRVEAFWDLVEWRRRL, encoded by the coding sequence ATGACTATTTCTGTCGGCATCCCCCGGGCGCTTCTGTTCCATGAGTTCGGCGAGCTGTGGCAGGGTTTCTTTACCAATCTCGGCATCCCTGTGAGCGTTTCGGCGGCAACGACGAAAACGGTACTGGACCGGGGCGCTTCTCTCGCCGTCGACGAGTCGTGCCTGCCCCTCAAGCTGTACCTCGGCCATGCGGAGTCGCTGCTCGGTTGCTCAAGCCACCTGTTCGTGCCCCGCATCGCCTGCTACCACCGCGATTATTACCTGTGCGCGAAGTTCGCCGGCCTGCCCGATATTGTGAGGAATACGTTCGGGCTGAGCGCTGACCGGTTAATCGTTCCCGATGTCGACGGACGCCGGCCGCTATGCGGCATAAACGCCGTCCGGACCGCGGCGGGAGCGGTGGGGCGTTCGACATTCGCCGGCCTGGCGAGCCTGCGCCGGGCTCTGGCGGCGTGGCGCGCGCAGAGTCGGGCGGACGGGACCGCGGGCGCGAAGGTGGCGGTGATCGGCCACAGCTATATCCTGCATGACCCTTTATTGGGCGGAGAGATACTGGCGCTGCTGGCGGGGCGGAATGTGGCGACGGCGACGCCGGACGATATACCCGCCGGCGAGTTGTACGCCGAGGCAAAGAAGTTCGCGCCCGCGGTGCACTGGCAGCTATCGGCGAAGCTGGCGGGGGCGACCCGGCATTTCGCGCTCCGTCCCGATATCGCCGGTCTTGTGCTGGTGTCCTGCTTCGGCTGCGGCCCCGATTCGCTGGTGAACGAGTACCTGGAGCAGCGGGTGCTGAAGGCTTGCGGCAAGCCGTACGTGATTATCAGTCTCGACGAGCATACCGGCCGGGCGGGCGTGGCGACGCGGGTCGAAGCTTTCTGGGACCTGGTGGAATGGAGGCGGCGGCTATGA
- a CDS encoding acyl-CoA dehydratase activase has translation MAVYLGVDVGSVSTNIAVVDKAGAVLDTVYLRTQGRPIAAIQQALRQARERYPDLAVVGVGATGSGRHLAGVVLGADSVKNEITAHAVAAMHIVPDVRTVLEIGGQDSKIIIIRDGVVTDFAMNTVCAAGTGSFLDQQAARLGIPIEDFGRRALEGASPVRVAGRCAVFAESDMIHKQQTGHQIADILSGLCQALVRNYLNNVGKGKPIDSPVVFQGGVAANAGMRRAFEETLGRPVVVPAHYGVMGAVGAALLAREQVGGGPTAFRGFDLVDYRFRTAGFECDGCPNICEVVEIKLEENVIARWGDRCGKWTNSVGKCQ, from the coding sequence TTGGCCGTATATCTAGGCGTCGACGTCGGCTCGGTCAGCACCAATATCGCCGTGGTGGACAAGGCGGGCGCCGTCCTCGACACCGTCTACCTGCGCACCCAGGGGCGGCCGATAGCGGCTATCCAGCAGGCTCTCCGGCAGGCGCGGGAACGATACCCCGATCTCGCCGTGGTCGGCGTGGGCGCCACCGGCAGCGGCCGCCACCTTGCCGGCGTAGTCCTCGGCGCCGACAGCGTCAAAAACGAAATCACCGCCCACGCCGTCGCCGCCATGCACATCGTCCCCGACGTCAGAACCGTCCTCGAAATCGGCGGCCAGGACTCGAAAATCATCATCATCAGGGACGGCGTCGTCACCGACTTCGCCATGAACACCGTCTGCGCCGCCGGCACCGGCTCCTTCCTCGACCAGCAGGCAGCCAGGCTCGGCATACCCATCGAAGACTTCGGCCGCCGCGCCCTCGAAGGCGCCTCGCCTGTCAGGGTCGCGGGGCGCTGCGCTGTCTTCGCCGAATCCGACATGATCCACAAGCAGCAGACCGGCCACCAGATCGCCGACATCTTAAGCGGCCTCTGCCAGGCCCTCGTCCGCAACTACCTCAACAACGTCGGCAAAGGCAAGCCCATCGACAGCCCGGTCGTCTTCCAGGGCGGCGTAGCCGCCAACGCCGGCATGCGCCGGGCCTTCGAGGAAACGCTCGGCCGCCCGGTCGTCGTCCCCGCCCACTACGGCGTCATGGGAGCCGTAGGCGCCGCGCTGCTCGCCCGCGAGCAAGTCGGCGGCGGCCCCACAGCTTTCCGCGGCTTCGACCTCGTCGACTACCGCTTCCGCACCGCCGGCTTCGAATGCGACGGCTGCCCCAACATCTGCGAAGTAGTGGAAATCAAACTCGAAGAAAATGTTATTGCAAGATGGGGCGACCGTTGCGGAAAATGGACAAACAGCGTAGGTAAGTGCCAATAA